One genomic region from Arcobacter sp. LA11 encodes:
- the glmS gene encoding glutamine--fructose-6-phosphate transaminase (isomerizing) — MCGIVGYIGNQDTTNFLLDGLKELEYRGYDSAGIALLNDEKIDVFKALGKLENLKEKISKSTLGEYHIGIGHTRWATHGKPTELNAHPHLGEYSYVVHNGIIENYKELKEELIADGHNFVSQTDTEVIVHLFENYENKLENSTEAFKNTIQRLEGAFSILLISKADPSKIFFFKHGSPLIIARGKEEKEVLFSSSDAPLIGLANDVVYLEDGVGGVASTAGIEFFSDDYSWSTLPTSKQFAQKDGFRFFMEKEIYEQSDVVSDCMLGRLNDDEILFDEIDASVFDGIKEIKICACGTSYHAGLTSAYLFERLSKIKCNVEIASEFRYKEPLLTKDTLFIVISQSGETADTLEALKMAKKAGLKSIVVCNVDNSSMTRTADYTILTRAGIEKGVASTKAFSTQAVVLWMLALYIAKAKNVIDTNILQNEIHALREVPSSLMVADKMHEKAKRLSKRYLHGHGFFFIGRDVFFPLALEGALKLKEISYLHAEGYPAGEMKHGPIALADPELFTIALMPENLLYDKIKSNVEELSARDSTICAISPLDFELADDFIKTQKTDHYMLEFFEMLVVLQLLSMEISIRLGNDVDMPRNLAKSVTVE, encoded by the coding sequence ATGTGTGGAATAGTTGGATATATTGGAAATCAAGATACAACAAACTTTTTATTAGATGGTTTAAAAGAGTTAGAATATAGAGGTTATGATTCTGCAGGAATTGCTTTATTAAATGATGAAAAAATTGATGTATTCAAAGCTTTAGGAAAACTAGAAAATTTAAAAGAAAAAATTTCTAAATCTACACTTGGTGAATATCATATTGGTATTGGACATACTAGATGGGCTACACATGGTAAGCCAACTGAACTAAATGCACATCCTCACTTAGGTGAATATTCATATGTCGTACACAATGGTATTATTGAAAACTACAAAGAGTTAAAAGAAGAATTAATTGCAGATGGACATAATTTTGTTTCTCAAACAGATACTGAAGTTATTGTTCATCTTTTTGAAAACTACGAAAATAAATTAGAAAATAGTACAGAAGCTTTTAAAAACACTATTCAAAGACTTGAAGGTGCTTTTTCAATTCTTTTAATTTCAAAAGCTGATCCTTCTAAAATATTCTTTTTTAAACATGGAAGTCCTTTAATAATTGCACGTGGGAAAGAAGAAAAAGAAGTTTTGTTTTCATCTTCGGATGCTCCATTAATTGGGCTTGCAAATGATGTTGTATATTTAGAAGATGGAGTTGGAGGAGTTGCTTCAACTGCTGGAATTGAATTCTTTAGTGATGACTATTCTTGGTCAACACTTCCTACTTCTAAACAATTTGCTCAAAAAGATGGTTTTAGATTTTTTATGGAAAAAGAAATTTATGAGCAAAGTGATGTTGTAAGTGATTGTATGCTTGGACGTTTAAATGATGATGAGATTTTATTTGATGAAATTGATGCTTCTGTTTTTGATGGGATAAAAGAGATTAAAATTTGTGCTTGTGGTACCTCTTATCATGCAGGACTTACTTCAGCTTATCTCTTTGAAAGATTATCAAAAATTAAATGTAATGTAGAAATAGCAAGTGAATTTAGATATAAAGAGCCATTGCTTACAAAAGATACATTGTTTATTGTAATATCTCAAAGTGGAGAAACTGCAGATACTTTAGAAGCTTTAAAGATGGCAAAAAAAGCGGGTTTAAAATCTATTGTAGTATGTAATGTTGATAACTCATCAATGACAAGAACAGCAGATTACACTATACTTACTCGTGCTGGTATTGAAAAAGGTGTTGCTTCAACTAAAGCATTTTCAACTCAAGCGGTTGTTTTATGGATGCTTGCTTTATATATTGCAAAAGCAAAAAATGTAATAGATACTAATATTTTACAAAATGAAATTCATGCATTAAGAGAAGTTCCAAGCTCATTAATGGTTGCTGATAAAATGCATGAAAAGGCTAAAAGATTATCAAAAAGATATCTTCATGGTCACGGTTTTTTCTTTATAGGACGAGACGTCTTTTTCCCATTAGCCCTTGAAGGTGCTTTAAAATTAAAAGAAATTTCATATTTGCATGCAGAAGGATATCCTGCAGGTGAGATGAAACATGGTCCAATTGCATTAGCGGATCCAGAATTATTTACTATTGCGTTAATGCCAGAAAATTTATTATATGATAAAATTAAATCTAATGTTGAAGAGTTAAGTGCAAGAGATAGTACTATTTGTGCCATTTCACCTCTTGATTTTGAACTTGCAGATGATTTTATAAAAACTCAAAAGACTGATCATTATATGTTAGAGTTTTTTGAAATGTTAGTTGTATTACAACTTCTATCAATGGAGATTTCAATACGATTAGGAAATGATGTTGACATGCCGAGAAACTTGGCTAAGTCCGTAACTGTTGAATAA
- the metK gene encoding methionine adenosyltransferase, with protein sequence MENKTNYLFTSEVVSPGHPDKCADIIADSIVDKLIIEDKQSRVASEVFVAGKHVVIGGEVKSKCQLSQKEYEDLVKEALAKIGYDGKSAFTKEQCLHPDDVQVQVLLNQQSPDISQGVDQETGEIGAGDQGIMFGFASTETSDYMPAAITYARMLSDKVYNYALNHNHKLGVDIKTQVTVDYGTKENFENCKPQKIHTIVVSAPSVEGMPIDEVRELIQGLIDDTGLPTDMYNKDETIIHINPTGRYVSHSSLHDSGLTGRKLIVDSFGGYSPIGGGAQSSKDYTKVDRSGLYAARWIAKNIVAAGLAGKAIVQISYAIGVARPTSVSVDTMGTYTKFDDDKLSQIVMDEYSLTPRWITEKFGLDKPSSETFLYADVASRGQVGQSDYPWEKLDEVEKLKNI encoded by the coding sequence ATGGAAAACAAAACAAATTACTTATTTACAAGTGAAGTAGTAAGCCCAGGGCACCCAGATAAATGTGCAGATATTATAGCAGACTCTATAGTTGATAAATTAATTATAGAGGATAAGCAAAGTAGAGTAGCTTCTGAGGTTTTTGTAGCAGGAAAACATGTTGTAATTGGTGGAGAAGTAAAATCTAAATGCCAGTTATCACAAAAAGAGTATGAAGATTTAGTAAAAGAGGCATTAGCTAAAATAGGTTATGATGGAAAATCAGCCTTTACTAAAGAACAATGTTTACATCCAGATGATGTACAGGTACAAGTTTTATTAAATCAGCAATCACCAGATATTTCTCAAGGTGTTGATCAAGAAACTGGAGAAATTGGTGCAGGGGATCAAGGTATTATGTTTGGGTTTGCTTCAACTGAAACATCTGATTATATGCCTGCTGCTATTACATATGCAAGAATGCTTTCAGATAAAGTATATAATTATGCATTAAATCATAATCATAAACTTGGAGTTGATATTAAAACTCAAGTTACTGTTGATTATGGAACAAAAGAGAACTTTGAGAATTGTAAACCACAAAAAATACATACAATAGTTGTAAGTGCACCTTCTGTTGAAGGGATGCCAATAGATGAAGTAAGAGAGTTGATTCAAGGTTTAATTGATGATACAGGTTTACCAACTGATATGTATAATAAAGATGAAACTATCATTCATATTAATCCAACAGGAAGATATGTAAGTCACTCTTCATTACATGATAGTGGATTAACAGGAAGAAAACTTATTGTTGATTCATTTGGAGGATATTCTCCTATTGGTGGTGGAGCTCAATCTTCTAAAGATTATACAAAAGTTGATAGAAGTGGATTATATGCAGCACGTTGGATTGCAAAAAATATTGTTGCAGCTGGATTAGCTGGAAAAGCAATTGTTCAAATTTCTTATGCAATTGGTGTTGCAAGACCAACATCAGTATCTGTTGATACAATGGGAACATATACGAAGTTTGATGATGATAAATTATCTCAAATAGTAATGGATGAATATTCTTTAACTCCAAGATGGATTACAGAAAAATTTGGATTAGATAAGCCATCAAGTGAAACATTTCTTTATGCAGATGTTGCATCAAGAGGTCAAGTTGGTCAAAGTGATTACCCTTGGGAAAAGCTTGATGAAGTAGAAAAACTTAAGAATATATAG
- the accD gene encoding acetyl-CoA carboxylase, carboxyltransferase subunit beta → MDLKNLFSKISFDSNDKEQPSKKDAPTHWIKCPECASLMFFKEVENQNNICPKCNFHMRIGAKRRIEILTDADSFVEYDADLKPIDPLKFVDKKSYKKRVDEATKKTGRSSAVVSGECTINGIGTQIVVFDFAFMGGSLGSVEGEKIVRAVDRAMEKHQGVIIVSASGGARMQESTFSLMQMAKTSAALKRMDKAKLPFISVLTDPTMGGVSASFAFLGDIIMAEPGALVGFAGQRVIKQTIGADLPEGFQRAEFLLEKGSIDMVVNRNDMKQTLSDLLTMFSKTSNAS, encoded by the coding sequence ATGGATTTAAAAAATTTATTTAGTAAAATTTCATTTGATAGTAATGATAAAGAACAACCTTCGAAAAAAGATGCTCCAACTCACTGGATAAAATGTCCAGAATGTGCGTCATTAATGTTTTTTAAAGAGGTTGAAAATCAAAATAACATTTGTCCTAAATGTAACTTTCATATGAGAATAGGGGCAAAAAGAAGAATTGAGATATTAACAGATGCAGATTCTTTTGTTGAATATGATGCTGATTTAAAACCTATTGATCCTCTTAAATTTGTTGATAAAAAATCTTATAAAAAAAGAGTTGATGAAGCTACTAAAAAAACAGGAAGAAGTTCTGCAGTTGTAAGTGGTGAGTGTACAATCAATGGCATAGGTACTCAGATAGTTGTATTTGATTTTGCTTTTATGGGTGGAAGTTTAGGTTCTGTTGAAGGTGAAAAAATTGTTCGTGCAGTTGATAGAGCAATGGAAAAACACCAAGGTGTTATCATTGTTTCAGCTTCAGGTGGTGCTAGAATGCAAGAATCAACTTTTTCTTTAATGCAAATGGCTAAAACATCTGCAGCACTTAAAAGAATGGATAAAGCAAAACTTCCTTTTATTTCAGTATTAACTGATCCAACTATGGGTGGAGTATCTGCTTCATTTGCTTTCTTAGGTGATATTATTATGGCTGAACCTGGTGCACTTGTAGGATTTGCAGGGCAAAGAGTTATTAAACAAACTATTGGTGCAGATTTACCTGAAGGTTTCCAAAGAGCTGAATTTTTACTTGAAAAAGGTTCAATTGATATGGTTGTTAATAGAAATGATATGAAACAAACACTTTCTGATTTATTAACAATGTTCTCAAAAACTTCTAACGCTAGCTAA
- a CDS encoding thiamine phosphate synthase, whose protein sequence is MATRFEEALGFKLEASNLLYALCDFQTILNKDIFLYDFLNIIKKYDIKILQYRDKINSIETQIENLQYLKKHLNIPIMINDKIELINYADGLHLGQEDFDSIHSDKKIAIKLIRKKIGNKLLGLSTHNEVEILEANELDIDMIGLGAYKSTSTKDVPNLLGDKITYLAKISNHPVCAIGGVNIKDKIENISFNVVGSGLYED, encoded by the coding sequence ATGGCTACAAGATTTGAAGAGGCTTTAGGTTTTAAACTTGAAGCTTCTAATCTTCTTTATGCTTTATGTGACTTTCAAACTATCCTAAATAAAGATATTTTTTTATATGATTTTTTAAATATTATAAAAAAATATGATATTAAAATTTTGCAATATAGAGATAAAATTAACTCTATAGAGACTCAAATTGAAAATTTACAATATTTAAAAAAACATCTTAATATTCCAATTATGATTAATGATAAGATAGAATTAATAAATTATGCAGATGGTTTACATTTAGGACAAGAAGATTTTGATTCAATTCATAGTGATAAAAAAATCGCTATAAAACTTATAAGAAAAAAAATAGGAAATAAGCTTTTAGGACTATCAACTCATAATGAAGTTGAGATTCTAGAGGCAAATGAATTAGATATAGATATGATTGGTCTTGGTGCGTATAAATCAACATCAACAAAAGATGTCCCAAATTTATTAGGTGATAAAATCACTTATTTAGCAAAGATATCAAATCATCCTGTTTGTGCAATAGGTGGAGTTAATATAAAAGATAAAATTGAAAATATATCATTTAATGTAGTAGGGAGTGGTTTATATGAAGATTAA
- a CDS encoding 23S rRNA (pseudouridine(1915)-N(3))-methyltransferase RlmH codes for MKINIYAIVKPSSDEFDKLSKEFIKMCSKYAKVQVHSIFNKNISKAQTIGEKEAKQSYTDAYKPYMSGYCIALDVLGKSVDSFEFSKMVTNNSEVNFFIGGAYGFEKDFLKKCDKIISLSSLTMAHKVVTLVLLEQIFRGLAIKNNHPYHK; via the coding sequence ATGAAGATTAATATTTATGCAATTGTAAAACCGTCTTCTGATGAATTTGATAAGTTATCTAAAGAATTTATTAAAATGTGTTCAAAATATGCAAAAGTTCAAGTTCATTCTATTTTTAATAAAAATATTTCAAAAGCACAAACAATTGGTGAAAAAGAGGCAAAACAATCATACACTGATGCCTATAAACCATACATGAGTGGTTATTGTATTGCTTTGGATGTTTTAGGAAAAAGTGTTGATAGCTTTGAGTTCTCTAAAATGGTAACAAATAACAGTGAAGTTAACTTTTTTATTGGTGGAGCATATGGTTTTGAAAAAGATTTTTTAAAAAAATGCGATAAAATTATTAGTCTTAGTTCTCTCACAATGGCACATAAAGTGGTCACTCTTGTACTTTTAGAACAAATTTTTAGAGGGCTTGCAATAAAAAATAACCACCCCTATCATAAATAA
- the dksA gene encoding RNA polymerase-binding protein DksA gives MANSKQIEELKEILIERKETITKNIQGSRDSIDSLKESECKDEYDYAEVSSDSFKEGIIANQQIKELNEIEDALKRIEKGTYGICEMCDESIAIGRLRAKPFAKFCTPCREIYEVEQ, from the coding sequence GTGGCTAACTCGAAACAGATTGAAGAATTAAAAGAAATCTTAATTGAAAGAAAAGAAACAATTACTAAAAACATTCAAGGAAGTAGAGACAGTATCGACTCTTTGAAGGAATCTGAGTGTAAAGATGAGTATGATTATGCGGAAGTTTCTAGTGATAGTTTTAAAGAGGGAATTATTGCAAATCAACAAATAAAAGAGTTGAATGAAATTGAAGATGCCTTAAAGAGAATAGAAAAAGGTACTTATGGAATTTGTGAGATGTGTGATGAATCAATTGCAATTGGTAGACTAAGAGCTAAACCATTTGCAAAGTTTTGTACACCTTGTAGAGAAATTTACGAAGTAGAACAATAA
- a CDS encoding tRNA-dihydrouridine synthase, which yields MKNKIDFSQPLVVLAPLAGYTDLPFRAVVKKFGADLTISEMISSNALVYKSEKTRKMIEKSPSEDPYIVQIAGNNKDIVRDAVEILNDIDGIDGIDLNCGCPAPKVFSHGSGSNLLGDLKKLEEILSTVKKYNKKQYTTAKVRIGVNEKIPVDIAKAVESCGVDFVSVHGRTRAGKYKAPVDYDAIRLMKEAVSIPVIANGDIKSYDKAREVLEYTKADGVMIGRAAIGNPWIFYQLKYGVENIDQDKKREIILEHYDEVLKFHGIHGAVMFRKLLHSYSKGYKGAAEFRDIINRISDEKVMRDMIENFF from the coding sequence ATGAAGAATAAAATAGATTTTAGCCAACCCCTAGTGGTGTTGGCTCCACTTGCTGGATATACCGATTTACCTTTTCGTGCAGTTGTTAAAAAATTTGGAGCAGATTTAACGATATCTGAAATGATATCTTCAAACGCTTTAGTTTATAAATCAGAAAAAACACGAAAAATGATTGAAAAATCACCAAGTGAAGACCCTTATATTGTACAAATTGCTGGAAATAACAAAGATATCGTAAGAGATGCTGTAGAAATTCTAAATGATATTGATGGTATTGATGGAATAGACTTAAATTGTGGTTGTCCTGCTCCAAAAGTATTTTCTCATGGTTCAGGTTCAAATCTTTTAGGGGATTTAAAAAAACTAGAAGAAATTTTAAGTACTGTAAAAAAATACAATAAAAAACAATATACTACTGCAAAAGTAAGAATAGGTGTAAATGAAAAAATACCTGTAGATATTGCAAAAGCAGTTGAATCTTGTGGTGTAGATTTTGTATCTGTACATGGAAGAACGAGAGCTGGAAAATATAAAGCTCCCGTAGATTATGATGCAATTAGACTTATGAAAGAAGCTGTTTCTATTCCTGTAATTGCAAATGGTGATATTAAAAGTTATGATAAAGCAAGAGAAGTTTTAGAATATACAAAAGCAGATGGAGTGATGATAGGTCGTGCAGCTATTGGAAATCCATGGATTTTTTATCAATTAAAGTATGGTGTAGAAAATATAGACCAAGATAAAAAAAGAGAAATAATATTAGAACACTATGATGAAGTATTAAAATTTCATGGAATTCATGGTGCTGTAATGTTTAGAAAATTACTACATTCTTATTCTAAAGGCTATAAAGGTGCTGCAGAATTTAGAGATATTATTAATCGTATTTCTGATGAAAAAGTTATGCGTGATATGATAGAAAACTTTTTTTAA
- a CDS encoding 50S ribosomal protein L11 methyltransferase has product MSEHYYELIIKPKQHYDTFLDLLGTLTNNAIEEADGSIIARSEDDLCDVEFGINEFAKALNVQCETVLTKKENIDWIKQYQESVKSIEIGKFFIRPSWDESKDDKINIIIDPALSFGSGHHETTSSCIEAISEYVKKDDTVLDVGTGSGILAIAASKLGCKVDICDTDEVCINDTKSNYELNNTKFENSWIGSANNAKEKYDVVIANIVADVLVFIASDLKKCLNNDGILVISGILDKHIDKVLRKFQDLEQLKLIHKNEWVTVVFKK; this is encoded by the coding sequence TTGTCTGAACATTATTATGAATTAATAATCAAACCAAAACAACACTATGATACATTTCTCGACTTATTAGGTACTTTAACTAATAACGCGATAGAAGAAGCCGATGGTTCTATTATTGCAAGAAGTGAAGATGATTTATGCGATGTAGAATTTGGAATAAATGAATTTGCAAAAGCATTAAATGTTCAATGTGAAACAGTTTTAACAAAAAAAGAAAATATAGATTGGATTAAACAGTATCAAGAGTCTGTAAAGTCAATTGAAATAGGAAAGTTTTTCATTAGACCATCATGGGATGAGTCTAAGGATGACAAAATAAATATTATTATTGATCCTGCTTTATCTTTTGGTTCAGGACATCATGAAACTACTTCAAGTTGTATAGAAGCAATTAGCGAATATGTAAAAAAAGATGATACAGTTTTAGATGTTGGAACTGGTAGTGGAATACTTGCAATTGCTGCGTCAAAGCTAGGTTGTAAAGTTGATATTTGTGATACAGATGAAGTTTGTATAAATGATACAAAATCTAATTATGAGTTAAATAATACAAAATTTGAAAACTCATGGATAGGTAGTGCAAATAATGCCAAAGAAAAATATGATGTTGTTATAGCAAATATTGTTGCTGATGTATTGGTTTTTATTGCAAGTGATTTAAAAAAATGCTTAAACAATGATGGTATACTAGTTATATCAGGTATATTAGATAAACATATAGATAAGGTTTTAAGAAAATTTCAAGATTTAGAACAGTTAAAATTAATCCATAAGAATGAATGGGTAACTGTAGTATTTAAAAAATAA
- the ftsH gene encoding ATP-dependent zinc metalloprotease FtsH, which translates to MNDKNNRNSNGGDNNNNFFNNNPLLVFVIFSIVTIFVFKAVFPEGNNSGMGSSNSSSAAFGKAKNQTIAYSELKKLIDSGKINHVGIGNTQIKAISKGSNGSVTSYTARRVIPDNTLVPSLEKNGITYGGINEENLIADVLFGWVLPIFIFFAIWMFLAKRMSKSMGGGSGGILGIGSSKKMINSEKPNVTFDDMAGNKEAKEEVQEVVDFLKDPERYVKLGAQIPKGVLLVGPPGTGKTLLAKAVAGEASVEFLSVSGSAFIEMFVGVGASRVRDLFEQAKKVAPAIIFIDEIDAIGKSRASGGPMGGNDEREQTLNQLLAEMDGFSTEHAPVIVLAATNRPEVLDPALLRPGRFDRQVLVDKPDFEGRKEILNVHIKNVVLGKDVDLVEVARMTAGLAGADLANIINEAALLAGRAKKDEVTYEDFKEAVERQIAGLEKKSRRISPKERKIVAYHESGHAVIAEITKGAKKVNKVSIVPRGLAALGYTLNTPEENKYLMQKHELIAEVDTLLGGRAAEEVFIGEISTGAGNDLERATDIIKSMASVYGMSDVAGLMVLEKRQNQFLGGQTTKDFSDEMAKNLDDHVKSLLNERYDAVLESLREHNDAIEEMTAELLDIEVISGERVREIIKAHGGEVFEDEDLHTESLKDTSDEKTSDKEDDSIVESDDNEKSNSDTTLEDVEENIEEEKKDKE; encoded by the coding sequence ATGAACGACAAGAATAATAGAAATAGTAACGGTGGAGATAATAACAATAATTTTTTCAATAATAATCCACTTTTAGTATTTGTAATTTTTTCAATAGTGACGATATTTGTATTTAAAGCAGTGTTTCCAGAAGGAAATAATTCAGGAATGGGTTCTTCTAACTCGTCATCTGCTGCATTTGGTAAAGCTAAAAATCAAACTATCGCATATTCAGAATTAAAAAAATTAATTGATTCTGGAAAGATAAATCATGTAGGAATTGGTAATACTCAAATAAAAGCAATTTCTAAAGGGTCAAATGGTTCTGTAACAAGTTATACAGCAAGAAGAGTAATACCAGATAATACTTTAGTTCCAAGTTTAGAAAAAAATGGAATTACCTATGGTGGAATAAATGAAGAGAATCTAATTGCAGATGTTCTTTTTGGATGGGTTTTACCTATTTTCATATTCTTTGCAATATGGATGTTCTTAGCTAAAAGAATGTCAAAGTCTATGGGTGGAGGCTCAGGGGGAATTCTTGGAATTGGAAGTTCTAAGAAGATGATTAATTCTGAAAAACCAAATGTAACTTTTGATGATATGGCTGGAAATAAAGAAGCTAAAGAAGAAGTACAAGAAGTAGTTGATTTCTTAAAAGATCCAGAAAGATATGTAAAGCTTGGAGCACAGATTCCAAAAGGTGTTTTATTAGTAGGACCTCCAGGAACTGGTAAAACTTTACTTGCAAAAGCTGTTGCTGGTGAAGCTAGTGTTGAGTTTTTATCTGTATCAGGTTCTGCTTTTATTGAGATGTTTGTAGGTGTTGGAGCTTCAAGAGTTAGAGACCTTTTTGAACAAGCAAAAAAAGTTGCTCCTGCTATTATTTTTATTGATGAAATTGATGCAATTGGTAAATCTAGAGCATCTGGTGGTCCAATGGGTGGTAATGATGAGAGAGAACAAACTCTGAATCAATTACTTGCCGAAATGGATGGATTTTCAACAGAGCATGCTCCTGTTATTGTATTGGCTGCAACAAATAGACCAGAAGTTCTTGACCCAGCATTATTAAGACCAGGAAGATTTGATAGACAAGTACTTGTTGATAAACCAGATTTTGAAGGTAGAAAAGAAATTCTTAATGTACATATCAAAAATGTGGTATTAGGAAAAGATGTTGATTTAGTTGAAGTAGCAAGAATGACAGCAGGACTTGCAGGGGCAGATTTAGCAAATATTATTAATGAAGCTGCACTTTTAGCAGGACGAGCTAAAAAAGATGAAGTAACATATGAAGATTTTAAAGAAGCAGTTGAAAGACAAATTGCAGGACTAGAAAAGAAATCAAGAAGAATTTCTCCTAAAGAGAGAAAGATAGTTGCTTATCACGAATCTGGACATGCGGTTATTGCTGAGATTACAAAAGGTGCGAAAAAAGTAAATAAGGTTTCAATTGTTCCAAGGGGACTTGCAGCACTTGGTTATACACTAAATACACCAGAAGAAAATAAATATTTAATGCAAAAACATGAACTAATCGCTGAAGTTGACACTTTACTTGGTGGACGTGCTGCAGAAGAAGTATTTATTGGTGAAATTTCTACTGGTGCAGGAAATGACTTAGAAAGAGCAACTGACATTATCAAATCTATGGCTTCTGTTTATGGAATGAGTGATGTTGCTGGTTTAATGGTTCTTGAAAAAAGACAGAATCAATTTTTAGGTGGGCAAACAACAAAAGATTTCTCAGATGAGATGGCTAAGAATTTAGATGATCATGTTAAATCTTTACTTAATGAAAGATATGATGCTGTACTTGAGTCTTTAAGAGAGCATAACGATGCAATTGAAGAAATGACTGCTGAGTTACTTGATATTGAAGTTATTTCTGGAGAAAGAGTTAGAGAGATTATTAAAGCTCATGGTGGAGAAGTTTTTGAAGATGAAGATTTGCATACTGAGTCTTTAAAAGATACTTCTGATGAAAAAACTTCAGATAAAGAAGATGATTCTATTGTTGAATCTGATGATAATGAAAAATCAAATTCTGATACAACTTTAGAAGATGTTGAAGAGAATATTGAAGAAGAAAAAAAAGATAAAGAGTAA
- a CDS encoding phosphatidylserine decarboxylase — MFDSIIAKEGQKSIFLAFIAMLVFILAECSFLAFISFALVLIFIFIYRNNALKTNSNSNGILSPISGVVSAIDVKDRNKLIYIDVSLCNTHILRALEDGAFKLSYKRGLNLFLSTFKAKVLNEKATIEFENSTMELISSMCNTTIDIKENNNSLKGERIGVFLQGQIIVTIKPEFELSVKIGDKLESGVSIIANKIDIEKKQEENI; from the coding sequence ATGTTTGATAGTATTATTGCAAAAGAGGGTCAAAAATCTATTTTTCTTGCATTTATTGCAATGTTAGTGTTTATATTAGCCGAATGTAGTTTTTTAGCTTTTATATCTTTTGCTTTAGTACTAATTTTTATTTTTATTTATAGAAACAATGCTTTAAAAACAAATTCAAATTCAAATGGTATTTTATCTCCTATTTCTGGTGTAGTCTCTGCAATAGATGTAAAAGATAGAAATAAATTAATATATATAGATGTTAGTTTATGTAATACGCATATTTTAAGAGCTTTAGAAGATGGAGCATTTAAGCTTAGCTACAAAAGAGGTTTAAATCTTTTTCTATCAACTTTTAAAGCAAAAGTATTAAATGAGAAAGCTACAATAGAATTCGAAAATTCTACTATGGAATTAATATCTTCTATGTGCAATACTACTATTGATATAAAAGAAAACAATAATTCATTAAAAGGTGAAAGAATAGGTGTTTTTTTACAAGGACAAATTATAGTCACTATAAAACCTGAATTTGAACTTTCAGTTAAAATTGGTGATAAACTTGAATCTGGAGTTAGTATAATTGCCAATAAAATAGATATAGAAAAAAAACAAGAAGAAAATATTTAA